GGATGAAGCATACCTGCCGCTCGTGACGAAGCCGAGTCGGTACACGGGAAGCTTTCTCCACGCGGCGCGGAAGGATCCCTCCAAGGCCCGCGTTCGCCTCCTGCTTTGTTTCCCCGACCTCTACGAGATCGGGATGTCCTACCTCGGGCTCAAGATCCTCTACCACATCATCAACGGGCGCCCCGACGGGGTCGCCGAGCTTTGCTTCACGCCGTGGAGCGACATGGAGCGCCTGATGCGCGCGGAGGGGCTGCCGCTCTACTCGCTCGAGTCGCGCACGCCGGCCCGGGAGTTCGATCTGATCGGCTTCTCGCTCCAGTACGAGCTCTCGTACACCAACGTGCTCACGATGATCGACCTCGCGCAGATGCCGCTTCGCACCAAGGATCGCCGCGAGGACGATCCGATCGTGATCGCGGGCGGTCTCTGCACGGTGAACCCGGAGCCCCTGGCGCCGTTCATCGACGGTTTCGTGATCGGGGATGGGGAAGAGGTTATCCAGGAGCTCTGCGACCTCATGGCCGAGCGCCGGGAAACCCGCATGCCGCGCGCCGAGGTGATCCGGCGCATGGGCGCCGTCGAGGGCGTCTACGTTCCGGCGCTTTACGCCGAGGTCAAGAACCCGTTCGGGTACATCGCGCGCGAGCCGCTCCCGGACGCGCCGGCCGCGAAGCCGCGGTTCCGCTACGTCGCGTCGCTCCTGCCGGAGTACTACCCGGAGCGCCCGCTGATCTCCCCGACCGAGATCACGCACGACCGGCTGGGCGTCGAGGTGATGCGCGGCTGCACGCGGGGATGCCGCTTCTGCCTCGCCGGCTACATGAACCGGCCGCTCCGCGAGAAGCGCGCGGATGAGGTCGTGAAGGAAGTCCAGTGCGGGATTGTCCACGCGGGGTGGGACGAAGTCTCCCTGCTCTCGCTCTCGACGACCGACTACAAGCAGCTCCCGGTGGTGCTGCACGAGCTGGACCGCTTCACCAACGAACAGGGCGTATCGATCTCGCTCCCGTCGACCCGCGTCGGCACCCTCGCGCCCTCCGTCGCGGAGAAGATCGGCCAGGGTCGGAAGGGCAGCATCACGTTCGCGCCCGAAGCGGGGACGCAGCGGATGCGCGACGTGATCAACAAGGGAATCGACGAGGCGGAGCTCGAATATTCGGTCAAGCTGGCCCGCGACCAGGGATGGGGCGGGATCAAGTTCTACTTCATGATCGGCCTCCCCACCGAGACCGACGCCGACGTGGACGGGATCGCGGACACGCTCCGCAAGTCCCAGGAATGGGCCAAGGGCGGGAACAAGCGGATGCACTTCAACGTCGGCCTCTCGCCGCACGTGCCGAAGCCGCACACGCCGTTCCAGTGGGAGATCCAGGACGACATGGACACGCTGAAGCGGAAGATCGACCGGCTCAAGATCGGCTTCCGTGGGATGAGCACCGTGCGGCTGAAGTGGCGCGAGCCCAAGACGGCGTTCCTGGAAGGCGTGTTCGCGCGCGGGGACGTACGCACCGCCGACGCGCTGGAAGAGGCGTGGCGGATGGGAGCCCGGTTCGACGGCTGGTCGGAGTGCTTCGACTTCGATCTCTGGATGCGCGCGTTCGAGCGGATCGGGATGGATCCCTCGATCTACCTGCGCCCGCGGGACCTGGACGAGCAGCTCCCCTGGGACCACATCCGGACCCCGGTGGTGAAGAAGTTCCTCCTTACGGAGCGGGCCAAGGCATACGCGGCGGCGCTGACGCCGGACTGCAGGGATCACGCCTGTTACCGCTGCGGGGCGCCCTGCTTCACGCCCAAGGCTCGCGACGGGCGGCACCTCTCCCTGCAGCTGGCCCCGGGA
This portion of the Candidatus Eisenbacteria bacterium genome encodes:
- a CDS encoding TIGR03960 family B12-binding radical SAM protein, whose product is MRLWGSGACGSLSDLVAEGTAPCDFVLTPTLSVGYPRPEPYWRGAMDKLRLLDEAYLPLVTKPSRYTGSFLHAARKDPSKARVRLLLCFPDLYEIGMSYLGLKILYHIINGRPDGVAELCFTPWSDMERLMRAEGLPLYSLESRTPAREFDLIGFSLQYELSYTNVLTMIDLAQMPLRTKDRREDDPIVIAGGLCTVNPEPLAPFIDGFVIGDGEEVIQELCDLMAERRETRMPRAEVIRRMGAVEGVYVPALYAEVKNPFGYIAREPLPDAPAAKPRFRYVASLLPEYYPERPLISPTEITHDRLGVEVMRGCTRGCRFCLAGYMNRPLREKRADEVVKEVQCGIVHAGWDEVSLLSLSTTDYKQLPVVLHELDRFTNEQGVSISLPSTRVGTLAPSVAEKIGQGRKGSITFAPEAGTQRMRDVINKGIDEAELEYSVKLARDQGWGGIKFYFMIGLPTETDADVDGIADTLRKSQEWAKGGNKRMHFNVGLSPHVPKPHTPFQWEIQDDMDTLKRKIDRLKIGFRGMSTVRLKWREPKTAFLEGVFARGDVRTADALEEAWRMGARFDGWSECFDFDLWMRAFERIGMDPSIYLRPRDLDEQLPWDHIRTPVVKKFLLTERAKAYAAALTPDCRDHACYRCGAPCFTPKARDGRHLSLQLAPGQGVEPKSLDFSIPPEVTGADITTRIEELKAKPIEALLEDVTAPPGPPVKAATPPAPAANGNGKGNGNGNGDGDGREFGRRRRVWPAAARGPQASRYRVVYEKAG